From Myxococcus xanthus, one genomic window encodes:
- a CDS encoding sce7726 family protein, translated as MLHEVGLKCGLVRVDVATIGSGCLHAWEVKADADTLRRLLVQELSYSAVFDRCTLVAGERHLERGRALVPSWWGVVLARAEGGGVVLEEVRPARDNPSPSPSPGATARLLWRPEMLALLESAGAARGVRSASKWRLLPRLLEVLPPAELRARVRQVVSPRRDAPRAAVPAQRQR; from the coding sequence GTGCTCCACGAGGTGGGGCTGAAGTGCGGGCTGGTGCGGGTGGACGTGGCCACCATCGGCTCCGGGTGCCTCCACGCCTGGGAGGTCAAGGCGGACGCGGACACGCTGCGCCGCCTGCTGGTCCAGGAGTTGTCCTACAGCGCGGTGTTCGACCGCTGCACCCTCGTCGCAGGTGAGCGACACCTGGAGCGCGGCCGCGCGCTGGTGCCGTCCTGGTGGGGCGTGGTGCTGGCCCGCGCCGAGGGCGGCGGTGTCGTCCTCGAGGAGGTGCGCCCGGCGCGGGACAACCCGAGCCCGAGCCCGAGCCCAGGCGCTACCGCGCGCCTGCTGTGGCGCCCAGAGATGCTGGCTCTGCTGGAGTCCGCTGGCGCGGCGCGAGGCGTCCGCTCCGCCAGCAAGTGGCGCCTCCTGCCCCGTCTGCTTGAGGTGCTGCCCCCGGCGGAGCTGCGCGCCCGGGTGCGTCAGGTTGTGTCCCCGCGCCGAGATGCGCCTCGTGCTGCCGTACCCGCTCAGCGCCAACGATGA
- a CDS encoding transposase — translation MLLLLDQASFHTVQRSQALAAQLDIRLLWLPKQRPELNAMDHVWRELKLHISANRQYPSVGAQVEAAVLWVLSLTPTRAIRKVGILAEAASSTARRRRWARATASRESSSYSPRS, via the coding sequence GTGCTGCTACTGCTGGACCAGGCCAGCTTTCACACCGTCCAGCGGTCGCAGGCCCTTGCTGCGCAGCTGGACATCCGCCTGCTCTGGTTGCCCAAGCAGCGTCCCGAGCTCAACGCCATGGACCACGTCTGGAGGGAGTTGAAGCTGCACATCTCGGCCAATCGCCAGTACCCCAGCGTCGGTGCTCAGGTCGAGGCCGCCGTCCTGTGGGTGCTGTCGCTCACTCCCACCCGGGCCATCCGCAAGGTGGGTATCCTCGCGGAGGCAGCGAGCTCCACGGCGAGGCGGCGGAGGTGGGCCAGGGCGACGGCGTCAAGGGAGTCGTCGTCGTACAGTCCGAGGTCGTAG
- a CDS encoding serine hydrolase domain-containing protein produces the protein MRGFLQSITLVAVFLVGLFTSRPAAAHGSLRERIDTFVRAEQKRQNVPGLAVGVVSHGRVVLAKGYGFANLEHRVPVSKDTLFQSGSLGKQFTAMAVMHQVEAGRISLSDSITKFFPDAPTKWHPITVRHLLTHTSGIQDLEGLLDVRKDYTDEEFAHFIYELPLEFPAGLRWNYSNSGYVLLGIIVNRVAGTDYTNVLGEHVFRPAGMKTARGISEADIIPNRSAGYRVVRGEVKNQEWVSPSLNTTGDGALYFSVKDLLAWDAAVAQRSILSPESWQEILSPVKLNSGATQPYGFGWEILERNGKPLHQHTGGWQGFRTAYSRFIGDSLSIVVLANSSGSNPMTFVEGIAAIVNPALAVPPLTPIPDLEPQVTARLTTLLEQARAGTMEPVEFAYAPWWFWGQAVPFYQQLLQSLAPAGPLVLVKREVVGDDRLYTYLVQFGPKTLRYRVSLIPDGRVSAFRLNEHIP, from the coding sequence ATGCGCGGTTTCTTGCAATCCATCACATTGGTTGCTGTCTTCCTTGTAGGCCTGTTCACGAGCCGCCCCGCCGCCGCACATGGTTCGCTCCGCGAGCGGATCGACACCTTCGTCCGCGCGGAGCAGAAACGACAGAATGTGCCCGGCCTCGCCGTGGGCGTCGTGAGCCACGGAAGGGTCGTGCTGGCAAAGGGGTATGGCTTTGCCAATCTGGAGCATCGGGTTCCTGTCAGCAAGGACACCCTCTTCCAATCTGGCTCCCTGGGCAAACAATTCACCGCAATGGCGGTGATGCACCAGGTGGAGGCAGGCAGGATTTCGCTCTCCGACAGCATCACGAAGTTCTTCCCCGACGCGCCCACCAAGTGGCACCCCATCACAGTGCGCCACCTGCTGACGCACACCTCCGGCATCCAGGACCTCGAGGGACTGCTCGACGTGCGCAAGGACTACACGGACGAGGAATTCGCGCACTTCATCTACGAGTTGCCCTTGGAGTTTCCCGCCGGTCTGCGGTGGAACTACAGCAACTCCGGCTACGTCCTCCTGGGCATCATCGTGAACCGCGTCGCGGGCACCGACTACACCAACGTCCTCGGTGAGCACGTCTTCCGGCCCGCCGGAATGAAGACGGCGCGCGGAATCAGCGAGGCGGACATCATTCCCAACCGCTCGGCCGGCTACCGCGTGGTCCGCGGCGAGGTGAAGAACCAGGAGTGGGTTTCGCCTTCCCTCAACACCACCGGGGACGGTGCGCTCTATTTCTCCGTGAAGGACTTGCTGGCCTGGGATGCCGCCGTGGCGCAGCGCTCCATCCTGAGCCCGGAGAGCTGGCAGGAAATCCTGTCCCCCGTGAAGCTCAACAGCGGAGCCACCCAGCCCTATGGCTTTGGATGGGAAATCCTCGAGCGCAATGGCAAGCCCCTGCACCAGCATACCGGTGGGTGGCAGGGCTTCCGGACCGCCTACTCCCGCTTCATCGGGGACTCTCTCTCCATCGTCGTGCTGGCCAACTCGAGTGGGTCAAACCCCATGACCTTCGTGGAAGGCATTGCTGCCATCGTCAACCCCGCGCTCGCCGTGCCCCCGTTGACCCCCATCCCGGACCTCGAGCCGCAGGTCACCGCCCGGCTCACCACGCTGCTCGAGCAGGCACGGGCCGGGACGATGGAGCCAGTCGAGTTCGCGTACGCCCCCTGGTGGTTCTGGGGCCAAGCCGTGCCGTTCTATCAGCAACTGCTGCAAAGCCTGGCGCCGGCGGGGCCGCTCGTCCTGGTCAAGCGGGAAGTGGTGGGTGACGACCGCCTCTACACGTACCTGGTGCAGTTCGGGCCCAAGACCCTCCGCTACAGAGTGTCGCTCATCCCGGATGGCCGGGTGTCCGCCTTCCGCCTGAACGAGCACATCCCCTAA
- a CDS encoding DUF6289 family protein gives MMMRPSVLAFVVVSGLLAACGTGAGPVDEGSTLDSQSQTLPANEVRTWYYTSSAFDPAEMVGERTLYCDGSNDDWGVTTRYYKHIMMSCDNGVYQQFKCYDCTKFPCKVVPCPYQN, from the coding sequence ATGATGATGCGTCCGTCCGTGTTGGCATTCGTGGTGGTCTCCGGCCTGCTGGCGGCTTGTGGTACCGGTGCTGGCCCCGTGGATGAGGGCAGCACTCTTGACTCGCAATCTCAGACGCTCCCGGCCAATGAGGTTCGTACCTGGTACTACACGAGCTCGGCGTTCGACCCCGCGGAGATGGTGGGTGAGCGGACCCTGTACTGCGACGGCTCGAACGATGACTGGGGTGTCACGACCCGGTATTACAAGCACATCATGATGTCGTGTGATAACGGGGTCTACCAGCAGTTCAAGTGCTACGATTGCACCAAGTTCCCGTGCAAGGTGGTTCCCTGTCCATATCAAAACTGA
- a CDS encoding LysR family transcriptional regulator, translating to MSQESTLEARDLRLIQAIVEEGSVTRAARRLYLSQSAISHQLSGLETRLGVTLFERVRKRMVITPAGQRLAALAAEVLPRLAREQALLRAALTPTPPRPLRLAAQCYTCYQWLPRLLTGLSTAHPEVDLRLDVEATRSAEAALLEDRLDVALCCYPVSTPGLVSTPLFRDELVAVLPAGHPLAARPYVSGPDLTEQAVYFYPLPAEDEERFRRELLPRRPDALRVRTLPLTEAMVELVRSGHGVSLIARWSLGPHLAQGGLVTRGLGRKGYWRQWSAVHKRHSPLAPALATLVDLLRSAVLSA from the coding sequence ATGTCCCAGGAGAGCACCCTCGAGGCGCGAGACCTCCGCCTCATCCAGGCCATCGTCGAGGAGGGCAGCGTGACGCGCGCGGCGCGGCGGCTGTACCTGAGCCAGTCGGCGATCAGCCACCAGCTTTCAGGGCTCGAAACGCGGCTCGGAGTCACCCTCTTCGAGCGCGTGCGCAAGCGCATGGTCATCACGCCCGCGGGCCAACGGCTGGCGGCGCTCGCCGCCGAGGTGCTGCCGAGGCTCGCACGGGAACAGGCCCTGCTGCGCGCCGCGCTGACGCCCACGCCGCCACGTCCCTTGCGCCTCGCCGCCCAGTGCTACACCTGCTACCAGTGGCTGCCGCGGTTGCTGACGGGGCTGTCCACAGCGCACCCAGAGGTGGACCTGCGGCTGGACGTGGAAGCCACGCGCTCGGCGGAAGCGGCCCTGCTCGAAGACCGGCTGGACGTGGCCCTCTGTTGCTACCCCGTGAGCACTCCCGGGCTCGTCTCCACGCCCCTCTTCCGCGATGAGCTCGTGGCCGTGCTGCCCGCGGGCCACCCGCTGGCCGCGCGCCCCTACGTCAGCGGACCGGACCTGACAGAGCAGGCCGTCTACTTCTACCCGCTCCCCGCGGAGGACGAGGAGCGCTTCCGCCGAGAGCTCCTGCCACGGAGGCCCGATGCACTGCGCGTCCGCACGCTTCCACTCACCGAGGCCATGGTGGAGCTGGTGCGGAGCGGGCACGGGGTGTCCCTCATCGCGCGCTGGTCACTCGGGCCGCACCTGGCACAAGGGGGGCTCGTCACCCGCGGCCTCGGTCGCAAGGGCTACTGGCGACAGTGGAGCGCGGTGCACAAGCGTCACAGCCCACTCGCCCCGGCGCTCGCCACACTCGTGGACCTGCTGCGCAGCGCGGTGCTCTCCGCCTGA